TTTGCAAAGCGTCTTCGACATGGGATTTATTATAGGTTTGGGTTCTTTGCTGTATTTTCCTTTTTTATTTATTTTTCCTATTGTTTGGTATAGTTTGCTGGTATTTAAGGCATTTTCATGGCGCGAATGGTTTACAGGTTTAATTGGGCTTATTATTCCATATATATTACTTGGTACCTGGTATTTTTGGAATGACGACTTTAACGACTTTTACCACCTTTGGCTACCATTTAAATTTGTATTACCTCAAGAGCTTGCAATAGAAAAAAGCGATTATTTTGCTTTAGTGCCAATTGTAATTGTGCTATTGTTGTCACTGAATCAGGTAAGAGTGATGTTTTTTAAAAATGTGGTGCAGGTACGTAAATCATTGCAGTGTCTGAGCTTTTTGATGGTGCTTATTGTTGCATCCTATTTTCTTATTCCTGACAGAAGCATCAACCACCTTTTGTTGGCAGCGGCCCCAGCTGCAACTTTCATGACCTTCTATTTTATTTCGGCCAAAGTACGTTGGTTTTATGAATGGGTATTTGCTTTGTTAATCATCTCTATTTTCTATTTTCAATTATTTTAAGGGATTTAAGTGCAGGATGAATAATACTTCAGCATAAACTCTTATAAAACAATTAAAAACGAATTGAACTGGTGAACTACAATAAGATTTGCTAACTTTGCGCTTTGAAAATAAATACAAGATGAAATTTGGAGTTGTAGTTTTCCCGGGTTCCAATTGTGATCAGGATGCCATTAATCTATTAGGTAATGTATTAGGTCAGGAAGTTGTTACCCTCTGGCATAAAGATCATGATTTACAAGGATGCGACTTTATAGTGCTTCCTGGTGGTTTTTCATACGGCGATTATTTACGTTCTGGTGCTATTGCCCGCTTTTCGCCAATTATGAAAGAAATCATTGAGTTTGCTAATAAAGGCGGCTATTTGATGGGTATTTGCAATGGTTTTCAAATATTAGTTGAGGCCAACCTACTTCCTGGAGTTTTGTTACATAACGATAATCGCAAATTCATCGGTAGAAACGTTTATTTAAAAGCTCAAACACAAAATTCATTAATTACTTCACAAGTTGAGCTTGATAAAGCATTGAAAATTCCTATTGCCCATGGTGAAGGAAAGTACTATGCTGATTCAGAGACCTTGAAGATGATAAATGATAATGATCAAGTATTGTTCCGTTATTGTGATGAAAATGGCTTGATCACTCCAGAGGCAAATCCTAATGGAGCAATGGAAAATATTGCGGGGGTTTGTAATAAAAATCGTAATGTATTTGGAATGATGCCGCACCCTGAGCGTGCTGCTGACCCAATCTTGTCAAACCAAGATGGCTTGTCATTGTTCGAATCAATTTTACAGACAGTATAATCCGAAAAAATATCTTCGATAAAAGCAGAAAGTGAATTAACTTCGGTTGTTTTACTTTCTGCTTTTTTATTTCTTTTTGCACTATTCATGAATCTGATAATTGATATCGGAAATTTTAGGACTAAGATTGCTGCATTTGAAGACGATAAGCTGATTGAGCTTCTGGCGATAGAAGATGCTCCAATTGACAGTATTCAGCAGTTCATTGAAAAATATAAACCGGAATACTCAATTCTTTCATCGGTAGTTATTAATGATGAAGGAATTGTTCGTTTATTAAACCAAAGCACCAGTTTTACTCAATTAAGTGCTCAAACCCCTGTTCCTATAAAAAATAAATATGATACTCCTACAACTTTAGGTACTGACAGACTATCGGCTGTTTGTGGAGCAAAATGTTTATATGAAAATAGTAATGTGCTGGTAATCAATGGGGGGACTTGCGTTACTTATGAATTGCTGACTGCTAAGAATGAGTACCTGGGAGGAGGAATCTCTCCGGGGCTTAATATGCGTTTTTCAGCATTGAATACTTTTACCGATAAACTTCCGTTAATTAGTTTCGATAATGAGTTCGACAATTTGATCGGTACATCAACCCAAAGCTCTATACTTACAGGTGTTCAAAATGGATTGATTGCCGAACTGGAGGGCATTATTTCAAGATACGAAAAGCAATTTGAGGACCTTGCGGTGGTGCTTTGTGGCGGCGATTCAAAATTTTTTGACAGTCGTTTGAAAAATAGCATCTTTGCGCCCAAGGTAAATTGGCAGCCTAACTTGGTGTTGTACGGGTTAAATGCCATATTAAAATATCAGTATGCGTAAATTTACAAAGTTACTTACCTTAATTTCACTCACATTTATCAGTGCAAATGTTTTTGCACAGGCAACAACAAGTTCTCCTTATTCGGCTTATGGAGTTGGATCGTTGGTTCCACAAACATTTGCTTTGTCAAAAGGAATGGGAAACATAGCTGCAGGTTTACGTACTCCTGATAATATTAATCTCTCCAATCCTGCTTCTTATTCGGCATTGGTAATGACAAATATCGATTTAGGTATGCATGGTGGAATTAATCAGCTAAGCACATCGTCTCTTAAACAAAATAATTACGACTATACATTAGATCATTTTGCGATAGGCTTTCCGATTTCTCGCAAAATGGGAGGTTCTATTGGGATAATTCCTTTTTCTACCTCTGGGTATAAAGTGGGTAGTGACACTACTTTTAAGAATGTTGATACCGTAATCGGTAAAAATGCATTAAGTGGTGACGGCGGATACTCACAAGTATATATGGGCGGAGCTTTACAGATTGTAAAAAACCTTTCCTTAGGCATTAACGTGGGTTATATGTTCGGAACTATTAAACGTAGCGTTTCTACCGAACTTAATGACGCATATAGCTACAATAGCAGAACTATATTAAGTACGAGTGCAAGTGGATTTTTAGTGAAATATGGCTTACAATACACGCTAGTGCAGAGTGCTGAAAAGCGTTGGACTATTGGTTACTCTGGATCTTTTAAAACCAAGGTGAATACCAAACAAGATTATGTTTTTGATCGCTATTTAACTTCATCAGACGGAAATGCGAGTTCTGTTGACACGATTGCATCTTCTCAAGGTATAAAAGGCGATTTCATTTTACCGACAACACATAGCCTTGGATTTACTTTCAATAAAGGGTATAAACTGCTTGCTGGGGCTGATTTTGATTACCAACAGTGGACTCAATATGCTGTGAATGGTCAAAATCGTAATTTTAAGAATATGTACGGGGTGCGTTTAGGTGCTCAGTACACACCTGATGTTTATTCGGTTTCTAGTTATATGAAACGAGTTGATTATCGTTTCGGGTTTAATTACTATAAATCTTATCTTAACTTAAGAGGACAAGATATTAATGAGATGAACCTTACTTTAGGTATGGGTTTCCCATTATCTCAACAACATTTTGGAGGTTTGTTGTACACGGCTTCAAAACTGAATATGGGCATTCAGTTAGGAACTCGTGGTACCACTACCAATGGATTGGTTAAAGAAAAATACGCTAATTTGTATTTAGGCTTTACGCTGAATGACAGATGGTTTATAAAGCGTAAATTCGACTAATTTAACTGGATACTTCATTGAAAAGAGCGAGGCTGATAGTAATGATTGGTGCCGGAATGGCATTTACTGCTTGCGAGAATGATCTTGCCAAAGTAAATGCTATTTCTGCAAAGATTACGGAAAAATCAGTCGAGACCAGCAAGGGTGTGGAGATGATTTACTCAGACTCGGCCAAGGTGAAGGCACGACTTACTACTCCTTTGCTTTTACAATACAAAACAGAAAAACCATACGACGAAATGCCCAAAGGGTTGAAAGTAGAATTCTTTGCTCCCAATACCTCTCGTGTAGAAAGCACTATAACGGCCCGTTACGGAATAAGGCAGCCCAATGAGCGTAAAATTGAAGTGCGTGATAGTGTTGTGGTGGTCAATAGTAAAGGAGATAAACTTACCTCCGAAAGGTTGGTTTGGGATGAGGATAAACATATCATCTATTCTGATAAATTTGTAAAAATTATATCTCCTGATAAGATTGTTCAGGGATACGGGTTTGAAGCCCCTGAAGATCTAAGTGTATACAAGTTTAAAAAATTAAGCGGCGAGGTTGATTTAAAGCAGCCAACAGTGCCGCAACAGCCTTAATTTGCTATCCTATTTTTACCCCTAGTTGCTTTTATAGCTGAATAAAGCATTGATTCTAATACTCTTCTATTCGTGTAACTACTTTCAAAAAAAAATTCCTAGATTAAAAAAATTTGTATCTTGCGCACCTAAAAACTAAAAGCGTAACTATAAAAGTAGAAGAATTATGTTGATGAATTTCTTACGCGAGCGTGCAGGATTTATTATTATCGGGTTTATCGGACTCGCGATTGTGGCCTTCATTGTGAGTGATATGTTTAAAGCCTCAAGTCCTTTTTTACAAGATGGACGCAATAAAGTAGGTGTTATTGCTGGTGAAGATGTTTCTTACCAAGATTTTAATGGTAAGGTTGAACAAAACATGGAAGCCATGAAGCAGCAAATGGGCGGTAATGTTCCTCCTCAAATGGCTGGCTATGCGCAAGAACAAGCCTGGAATCAAATGGTTCAGGAAATTGTTTTCAAAAAGCAAACTGAAAAAACAGGAATTACTGTTGGTGGTGAAGAATTGTTCGATCTAATCCAAGGTAAAAATCCTGATCCTCAAATTCGCAGAATCTTTGCCAACCCGCAGACTGGTGAGTTTGACCCAAAATCTGTTGTTACTTTCCTTAAAAATATGGAAACTAACGATCCTACCGGCGCTACCAAGAAGCAATGGTTAGATTTTGAGAAAAACCTGCAAAGCAACCGTGCTATCCAGAAATACATCAACATGGTGAGTGGTGCGATGTACGCTACTTCATTAGAATTGACTCAACTTAATGCTGCTAATACAAAATTGGCTAATGCTCGTTTAGTTGCAGTGCCTTATTCAACTGTTCCTGATGCAGAAATTAAAGTTGAAGACAGCGAGATCGAGAAATACTACAACGATAACAAATACAAATACAAACAAAAGCAAGATCAGCGTACAATTGAGTACGTTGTAATGGATGTTGTGCCTTCAAAAGAAGATTCATTGGCAGCTCAAAAAGACATTGACAAGGTTGCTGCTGACTTCAGAACTTCTACTCAGGACTCATTGTTTTATATGGCTAACGCTGATACCAAAATGCCTTTAACTTTCATGAAAAAGGCACAATTGGACGCTAAATTAGATACAGCGTTATTTAATGCTGCAGTAGGAACTGTATATGGACCTTATTTTGAAAACGGTGCATATAAAGTGGCCAAATTATTAGGTGTTAAAAATGTGCCTGATTCGGTAAAAGCTCGTCATATTCTAATTGGTGCACAAAAAGGCGGTTTAACGCCAGCTGGTGCAGCTAAAGCTGATAGCTTGAAAAAATTAGTTCAAAGTGGTAAAGCTTCATTTGCTGATTTAGCTAAAGCCAACTCTGATGACCCAGGATCGGGTGCTAAGGGTGGCGATTTAGGTTATTTTGGTCGTAACATGATGGTTCCTCAGTTTGAACAGGCTGCATTTAATGGAAAGCCAGGTGACTTAGTGGTTGTTCAAACTCAATTCGGAACACACTTAATTGAAGTTCAGGATCAGAAAAACGTTTCAAAAGCAGTTCAAGTTGCCGTAGTTGATCGTGTTTTCACTCCGAGTCAAAGCTCACGTCAAACTGCTTTTGCTAAAGCAAATAGCTTTGTTGCAGGAATTAAAGAGGCTAAGAGCTTTACTGAGGCTGCCGAAAAAGCGAAACTTGCTAAACGCATTTCAGATAACTTAAATGCAACAGGTTCAGAAATTCCAGGTTTAGAGTCATCAAGAGAGATTACTCGTTGGGCATTTAATGCTGAGCAAAACGATGTTTCGAATGTTTTTGAAACCGGCGATAAGTATGTTGTTGCTCACTTAATTCAAATCAGAAATAAAGGATATGTGCCTTTAGAGTACGTAAAATCAGAGATTGAGATTGCTGTTCGTCAACAGAAAAAAGCTGAGAAATTAACAGAAAAAGTTAAAGGTGCAATTGCGGGAGCAGCTTCAATTGATGCTGTGGCTCAAAAGCTAGGAGCTCCTGTTCAGCCATTACAAGGTGTTAGCTTTGGAAATCCAGTTCTTGAAGGAGCAGGAATGGAGCCGAAATTATACGGATCGATTTTCGGTTCTCAAGCCGGTAAAATTGGTAAACCTGTTGTTGGCGAGAAATCAGTTTATGCGTTTGTTGTTGATAGCTTTACCAATCCAACTCCAATTGCTGACATTAAAACATTCCGTCGTTCGGTAGAAATGATGCAAAAACAAGCTTCTGCTGCCGGAACTTTTGAGGCTTTACAAGACAAAGCTAAAATTGTTGATAACCGCGGAAAATTCTATTAGGATAAATAATCATCAACATAAAAAAGCGTTCCAATTCGGAACGCTTTTTTTGTTTTTTAGCTTTTTAGAATTGAAGTAAAACAAGATCGATCAGATTTAGTTATTTTTGTAATTAGTTTAATTTAAATCAGATATACCTTTAGTTCAGCATATGGAAATACAGGAACACATCGTTAATAAAGTTGCAAGCAGTGGTTTGATCAGTTTTGATCTTTCGGCGTATTATCATAATGGAGAACGCATTGAATATGATATAAAAGAAAACTTGTTTCATGGGTTAATACTAAGGGAAAAGGATTTTAGAGAGTTTGTAAAAGATCATGACTGGGCACAATATGAAGGCAAGAACGTAGCAATCATCTGTTCCGCTGATGCTATTGTGCCTACGTGGGCCTATATGTTGTTGGCAACAAAATTGGAGCCGTTTGTAAATCGTTTAGTGTTTGGCAACCTTGAGGTGTTAGAAACCGTCTTGTTTAGAGACGCATTAACAAAAATTGATCTAGAACAGTACCGTGATCAACGTGTTGTAGTGAAAGGTTGTGGTGATATTCCGGTTCCTGTTTCGGCCTATGTTGAAATTTCGGCATTACTTCGTCCGATAGTTAAAAGCATTATGTACGGAGAACCTTGTTCGACAGTTCCCTTGTACAAAAGGAAAGACTAAATTTGGTTAGTACGTTTGGTGAGTAAATTTATTTTATAGCAGCATTGCGAGAATCTTTACAATCGTTTAACTTGCCGCATGCTGCCTTTAAAACAGGAATATGAAAACTAAGCATTTTATCCTTTTTATTTTAACTCTTGTTGTATTACCCTTAGATGTTTTGCTGGCACAGGGGAAGTATGACCTTATCCCTCCTCCTTTTCAGGTAGGCGAAGAACTTAATTACAGGTTTAAGTATGGTTTTTTGAATTGTGCCGAAGGGGTAATGAGGGTAGAAGAATCCTCAAAAGAATTTAATAGTGTGAAGCCTTTTCGTTTAATAGCTAAAGGTGAAACTAAAAGTGCGGTTGCATTAATAACCAAGGTGCGTAATCGTTACGATTCTTATATAAATCCAGCAACGTTAAAGCCTTTTTTATTTACTGAGAGTGTTCGTGAAGGTACTTACAAAAGAGACAGCTACGCAAGTTTTGACCGGAAAAACAAAGTAGTCAATTCTAATAAAGGCTCTTTCCCTATTAGTGATAATACCCTTGATGTACTTTCCATACTTTATTATGCGCGTGCATTAGATTTGAATCAATTTTCAAAAGGCTCTAAGATTACTATTGATTTTTTTCTTGACGATCAAACTTATCCAATTGCCATTACTTATTTGGGAAATGAATATATAAAAACACCGTTCGGAAAGGTGGAATGCATGAAATTCTCTCCAGACGTAGCGGAGGGGCGCGTATTTCGGAAGAATAGTAAAATATATTTGTGGGTAACTAATGATGCCAATCGTGTTCCTGTTCGTGCAGAGGTTGAAATTTTAATCGGATCCCTTCGTCTGGATCTAATTGGATTTAAAAATCTTAAATATCCTGTAGGCTACACCGGTACTGCAGATACAGATAGAGCAGGCCGCTAAATTATTCATTATCATTCTATATATCGGTAATTTTCAGGCATCAATAAAATATTTAAGTAACTTTGCCCTTTAATTGACTTTTACAGGTTGATTAAAGGGTTTTATTATAATTAGATATTCAGACGATGATTTTGGTAGAGAACTCCCTGGTGCATGAAGATTTAATAAAGGAAGAATTTGTTTGTAATCTTAACCGCTGTAAAGGAGCATGTTGTGTGATGGGGAATTCGGGTGCCCCTTTAGAAGAGGAGGAGTTGAAGATTTTGGAAGAAATCTACCCAAAGGTAAAGCCTTATCTGACGGAAAAGGGAATTGCCGCCATTGAAAAGGATGGTGTTTATGTAAAAGACTTTGAGGATGATTATACAACAACCTGTGTTGATGGAGACAAAGAATGTGCTTATACCATTTTTGAAAATGGCATAGCCTTTTGCGGAATTGAGAAGGCTCATCGTGAAGGTATAATCGAATTTAAAAAGCCTATTTCTTGCCATTTATACCCTATTAGGATTACTAAGTATCCAGAGTTTGAGGTTTTGAATTACGACCGGTGGCATATTTGTGCTGCAGCATGCGAACACGGCAAGGCTCTCAAGGTCCCTGTTTATCAATTTCTAAAAGATCCCCTGATTCGCAAGTATGGCCAGCAGTGGTTTAAAGAATTGGAAGAGCAGGTTGCTGCTATGTAGCACATTCTTAATAAATTTTCATAAATTCGCCGCGAAAATTGCCTGTCCTTAACTGAAATAGAACAAGTAATTATTTAACATCAAGTAAACTTACAGTACGTGAAAGGAATTATTCTCGCAGGCGGTTCAGGAACTCGATTGCACCCGCTTACTTTGGCTATGAGCAAGCAGTTAATGCCTGTTTATGACAAACCTATGATTTATTATCCGCTTTCAACTTTAATGTTGGCAGGTATAAAGGAAATCTTAATTATCTCTACTCCACATGATTTACCTCATTTTGAAAGATTACTTGGAAACGGAGAATCATTAGGCTGTAAGTTCACATATAAGGTACAGGAGCAGCCAAATGGCCTGGCACAAGCTTTTGTTATTGGGGAAGAGTTTATTGGAGATGATGACGTGGCTCTAATCCTAGGAGATAATATCTTTTTTGCAGATGGATTAGCGGAGCTGCTCCAGACTTGTAATAAACCGGATGGCGGAATTGTATTTGCCTATCATGTTTCTGATCCTGAGCGTTACGGAGTGGTTGAATTTGATGCTGATCATAACGTTATATCGATCGAGGAAAAGCCTAAACACCCTAAATCGAATTTTGCAGTGCCTGGATTGTATTTCTACAATAACGAAGTTGTAAAGATTGCAAATGAAATTAAACCGTCGGCGCGTGGAGAGTACGAAATTACAGATGTAAATAATGTATATCTGCAAAAGGGTAAGCTTAAGGTAAGAACCCTCCATAGAGGAACAGCTTGGCTTGATACAGGTACTTTTGCCTCATTGATGCAAGCAGGTCAATTTGTACAGGTTATTGAAGAGCGTCAGGGCTTAAAAATCGGTTGCATTGAAGAGGTGGCATACCGAATGGGCTTTATCAATGCTGAGCAGCTAAATAAAATTGCTGAACCATTAAAGAAAAGTGGTTATGGTACTTATTTGCATAATTTGTTAAATCAACAAGAAGTTTACTTATAGTCAAGTAATAGATACAGGAAGGGGAACAAAACGATTGTATCCGCATAAGAACCTTTAAAAGTCAATTATACACATGAAACATATTAGCCAGGAATTAAAGCAGTTTTCGAAGCAAATTAAATTCGCACTTGATAATTACAAACCACATGGTATCGATAAAAGCAAATTATCTAACATAATAATCTGCGGTATGGGTGGTTCTGGAATTGCAGGTCGTATCGTTAAAGGGTATTTCAATGATAAAATTGACCTGCCTGTTGAAGTGGTTAATGATTATAACTTACCTCGTTATGTAGGTTCGAAAACACTGGCAATTTTCTGTTCATATTCTGGTAATACCGAAGAAACTATTGCTGCATATAAAGTTGCACAAGAAAAAGGTTGTCAGATAATTGTCATTACCTGTGGGGGTGAATTGCAAAAAATGGCTGAACATTATGGTCATTTAGTGTATAATGTAGAAGGAGGACTTCAGCCTCGTATGGCTTTGGGTAGCCCTTTGACTTATTTGTTCTTAGTGTTTTTTGATTTATTAGGTCAATATAAGAATGCCGATATTCAAAAAATTGCTGAGTTTGTAGTAAATAGCGATGATTACATTGTGCAAACTTCAGAAATTGTAGCTCGTTTTGAGCCTTCAATCAGAAGCAAGTTTGTAATCATTACCGATACATTCTTTGAAGGGGTTGCAACACGTTTTGCTCAGCAAATTCAAGAAAATGCTAAGTTGGAAGCCTTTGTTCATGTTTTACCGGAGGCTAATCATAATGTGATTGAAAGTTATTACAACAAGCCGGAAACCAACTTTATTTTCTTAAACAGCCGCAATAATCACCGTACTAACTTGCGTTTTGCTTTCGTTAAAGAATTGTTGAATAAGTTTGATGCTTCAATGATGGAATTATTAGTAAAAGATAATTCACTAAACACCTTATTCCACATTATTTATCAATTGGATTGGTTATCACTGCAAGTTGCAGATAAAACTGCTGCAGTTTCTAACCAAATAGCAAACATCAACGCGCTTAAAGATTTTTTAAGTAAACAATAATCTATTGCGAGGAGTAAAGAGTAAAAATTTACGCCTCGTATTTCATTTATAATTTTTTTCATATTGAAAACAGCCTTAATTACCGGGGTAACCGGACAGGATGGAGCTTACTTAGCGGAATTTTTGCTAAAAAAGGGCTACTTCGTTCATGGTCTTAAGAGGCGAAGCTCGCTATTCAATACAGATCGTATTGATCACTTGTACCAAGATCCGCATGAAGAGAACTTGCATTTCAAACTGCATTATAGCGACCTGACTGACTCCACCAACCTTATTCGTATAATTCAGGAAACTCAACCTGACGAAATTTACAATCTGGCAGCAATGAGCCACGTAAAGGTAAGTTTTGATACCCCTGAGTATACTGCTAATGCGGATGGATTGGGTACATTAAGGATTTTGGAAGCTGTTCGCTTGCTTGGATTAACTGAAAAAACAAGAGTTTACCAGGCTTCAACTTCAGAACTGTATGGCTTGGTACAGGCTGTTCCACAAAGTGAAACTACCCCGTTTTATCCACGTTCACCATATGCCGTAGCCAAACTTTATGGCTATTGGATTACGGTGAATTATCGTGAAGCCTATAAGATGTTCGCATGTAATGGCATTTTGTTTAATCACGAAAGCCCGATTAGAGGGGAAACTTTTGTTACTCGTAAAATTACCCGGGCAGCTGCCAAGATTGCCTTGGGATTGCAGGATAAGCTATACTTAGGGAACTTAGATGCACAACGTGATTGGGGACATGCTAAAGATTATGTTGAGGCAATGTGGTTGATTTTACAACAAGAACAACCGGAAGATTATGTAATTGCAACCGGTGTAACCACTCGCGTTCGTGACTTTGTTAAACTGGCATTTGCAGAGCTGGGAATTGAGTTGGAATTCAGCGGTAAAAATGAAAATGAGAAGGGAGTAATTATCGATGTAAATCAAGATCGCTTGAAAGAGCTTGGGATTGATAATTCAAACTTGCACTTAGGTACTACTGTAGTAAAAGTTGATCCTAAATATTACCGCCCAACGGAGGTTGATTTGTTATTAGGCGATCCAACTAAAGCCAACGAAAAATTAGGATGGAAGCCTAAATACGATCTTCAGGGATTAGTAACTGATATGGTACTGTCTGATCTTCATTTAATGAAGAAAGATAAGTATCTGGCTGATGGAGGATTTAAAACCCTGAATTATTTTGAATAGACAATTTTACCGAACCTGTATGACCTTTTTTAGATTCTTAAAAGTAGTTTCCTTTCTTTTAGTCTTAACCCTGTTTTTTTCTTCAAATGTTTTAGCCCAAGATGCCGGGCTAACAATGCAAAATTTGTCAACGGTAAAAGTTGATAATCTTACGGACGACCAAATTCGTCAGTTTATGGCTCAGGCTCAAAAAAGTGGGTTTACAGAAACCCAGTTAGAGCAACTTGCCATGCAAAAAGGTATGCCAGCAACAGAACTTGCCAAATTGCGGGAGCGTATTACTCGTTTAGGAGGCTATACAGGATTGCAAAAAACGTCTGACGCTAAAACTAAAGGTAACGACAAAGATAAATTAAGGGGTTTTGATGAAAAGGAGTTAGATGAGAATCCATCGCAGGACTCAACTTTAAAAAAGAGTAAAATTTTTGGAGCAGAGCTTTTCAATAATAAAAAATTGAGTTTTGAGCCAAATCTGAAAATGGCAACCCCTCAGGGATATCAATTAGGCCCTGGTGATGAATTGTTGCTGGATATTTATGGTTATTCTGAAGCTAATTACCAATTAACGGTTAGCCCTGAAGGATCCATTAGAATTCCTTACGTTGGTCCGGTTTCAGTG
Above is a window of Solitalea lacus DNA encoding:
- a CDS encoding DUF6427 family protein, with the translated sequence MVINVFRRAQTFNFFLLAAVILLLRLAVLLNPGLYKGLIVYQPFVKLLVFFQFNFLSNPVNNILITSVVVFIQAVIFGRIITRHNFFNKTTFLPELMYVVVCSMFTEFLTFSPIVFCNFFLLWILDKIFSLYRTQSTLQSVFDMGFIIGLGSLLYFPFLFIFPIVWYSLLVFKAFSWREWFTGLIGLIIPYILLGTWYFWNDDFNDFYHLWLPFKFVLPQELAIEKSDYFALVPIVIVLLLSLNQVRVMFFKNVVQVRKSLQCLSFLMVLIVASYFLIPDRSINHLLLAAAPAATFMTFYFISAKVRWFYEWVFALLIISIFYFQLF
- the purQ gene encoding phosphoribosylformylglycinamidine synthase subunit PurQ, which translates into the protein MKFGVVVFPGSNCDQDAINLLGNVLGQEVVTLWHKDHDLQGCDFIVLPGGFSYGDYLRSGAIARFSPIMKEIIEFANKGGYLMGICNGFQILVEANLLPGVLLHNDNRKFIGRNVYLKAQTQNSLITSQVELDKALKIPIAHGEGKYYADSETLKMINDNDQVLFRYCDENGLITPEANPNGAMENIAGVCNKNRNVFGMMPHPERAADPILSNQDGLSLFESILQTV
- a CDS encoding type III pantothenate kinase — encoded protein: MNLIIDIGNFRTKIAAFEDDKLIELLAIEDAPIDSIQQFIEKYKPEYSILSSVVINDEGIVRLLNQSTSFTQLSAQTPVPIKNKYDTPTTLGTDRLSAVCGAKCLYENSNVLVINGGTCVTYELLTAKNEYLGGGISPGLNMRFSALNTFTDKLPLISFDNEFDNLIGTSTQSSILTGVQNGLIAELEGIISRYEKQFEDLAVVLCGGDSKFFDSRLKNSIFAPKVNWQPNLVLYGLNAILKYQYA
- a CDS encoding OmpP1/FadL family transporter, yielding MRKFTKLLTLISLTFISANVFAQATTSSPYSAYGVGSLVPQTFALSKGMGNIAAGLRTPDNINLSNPASYSALVMTNIDLGMHGGINQLSTSSLKQNNYDYTLDHFAIGFPISRKMGGSIGIIPFSTSGYKVGSDTTFKNVDTVIGKNALSGDGGYSQVYMGGALQIVKNLSLGINVGYMFGTIKRSVSTELNDAYSYNSRTILSTSASGFLVKYGLQYTLVQSAEKRWTIGYSGSFKTKVNTKQDYVFDRYLTSSDGNASSVDTIASSQGIKGDFILPTTHSLGFTFNKGYKLLAGADFDYQQWTQYAVNGQNRNFKNMYGVRLGAQYTPDVYSVSSYMKRVDYRFGFNYYKSYLNLRGQDINEMNLTLGMGFPLSQQHFGGLLYTASKLNMGIQLGTRGTTTNGLVKEKYANLYLGFTLNDRWFIKRKFD
- the lptC gene encoding LPS export ABC transporter periplasmic protein LptC; protein product: MKRARLIVMIGAGMAFTACENDLAKVNAISAKITEKSVETSKGVEMIYSDSAKVKARLTTPLLLQYKTEKPYDEMPKGLKVEFFAPNTSRVESTITARYGIRQPNERKIEVRDSVVVVNSKGDKLTSERLVWDEDKHIIYSDKFVKIISPDKIVQGYGFEAPEDLSVYKFKKLSGEVDLKQPTVPQQP
- a CDS encoding peptidylprolyl isomerase; this translates as MLMNFLRERAGFIIIGFIGLAIVAFIVSDMFKASSPFLQDGRNKVGVIAGEDVSYQDFNGKVEQNMEAMKQQMGGNVPPQMAGYAQEQAWNQMVQEIVFKKQTEKTGITVGGEELFDLIQGKNPDPQIRRIFANPQTGEFDPKSVVTFLKNMETNDPTGATKKQWLDFEKNLQSNRAIQKYINMVSGAMYATSLELTQLNAANTKLANARLVAVPYSTVPDAEIKVEDSEIEKYYNDNKYKYKQKQDQRTIEYVVMDVVPSKEDSLAAQKDIDKVAADFRTSTQDSLFYMANADTKMPLTFMKKAQLDAKLDTALFNAAVGTVYGPYFENGAYKVAKLLGVKNVPDSVKARHILIGAQKGGLTPAGAAKADSLKKLVQSGKASFADLAKANSDDPGSGAKGGDLGYFGRNMMVPQFEQAAFNGKPGDLVVVQTQFGTHLIEVQDQKNVSKAVQVAVVDRVFTPSQSSRQTAFAKANSFVAGIKEAKSFTEAAEKAKLAKRISDNLNATGSEIPGLESSREITRWAFNAEQNDVSNVFETGDKYVVAHLIQIRNKGYVPLEYVKSEIEIAVRQQKKAEKLTEKVKGAIAGAASIDAVAQKLGAPVQPLQGVSFGNPVLEGAGMEPKLYGSIFGSQAGKIGKPVVGEKSVYAFVVDSFTNPTPIADIKTFRRSVEMMQKQASAAGTFEALQDKAKIVDNRGKFY
- a CDS encoding DUF2480 family protein codes for the protein MEIQEHIVNKVASSGLISFDLSAYYHNGERIEYDIKENLFHGLILREKDFREFVKDHDWAQYEGKNVAIICSADAIVPTWAYMLLATKLEPFVNRLVFGNLEVLETVLFRDALTKIDLEQYRDQRVVVKGCGDIPVPVSAYVEISALLRPIVKSIMYGEPCSTVPLYKRKD
- a CDS encoding DUF3108 domain-containing protein; translated protein: MKTKHFILFILTLVVLPLDVLLAQGKYDLIPPPFQVGEELNYRFKYGFLNCAEGVMRVEESSKEFNSVKPFRLIAKGETKSAVALITKVRNRYDSYINPATLKPFLFTESVREGTYKRDSYASFDRKNKVVNSNKGSFPISDNTLDVLSILYYARALDLNQFSKGSKITIDFFLDDQTYPIAITYLGNEYIKTPFGKVECMKFSPDVAEGRVFRKNSKIYLWVTNDANRVPVRAEVEILIGSLRLDLIGFKNLKYPVGYTGTADTDRAGR
- a CDS encoding DUF3109 family protein — encoded protein: MILVENSLVHEDLIKEEFVCNLNRCKGACCVMGNSGAPLEEEELKILEEIYPKVKPYLTEKGIAAIEKDGVYVKDFEDDYTTTCVDGDKECAYTIFENGIAFCGIEKAHREGIIEFKKPISCHLYPIRITKYPEFEVLNYDRWHICAAACEHGKALKVPVYQFLKDPLIRKYGQQWFKELEEQVAAM